In the Salvia miltiorrhiza cultivar Shanhuang (shh) chromosome 8, IMPLAD_Smil_shh, whole genome shotgun sequence genome, GATTGAAGTTCATGTAGGCTGCCAAGATTGTGGAGATGGTCGAACAAGCAATCATCATATCCCTCCAACTCATCTTCGTAGATTAGATGCAATTTGTTGGTGTTGGGAATTCTCTTACACACCTCCTCACTCAACCTCAAATTTACTGCTTTTATCAGTGTCTGTAAGTTTCCCATGACAACAGAGTCATTTGGAGAAGGAGGAGGATGGGGAAGATAAATCCGTGAGCACTCCACATGCCTAAGTTGTGACAAGCTCCAAATTTCAATTGGTGCAACGACAAGTCTCGCATGAATTGACAATGTTTGTAGGTTCCAAatgaaggatattgaagaaggaAGCCTTACCAAGATGCGGAAGTACGGTTGGAAAGTAAGGCACCGCAGGTTCAAGTTCTGAATTATATCCTCCGCGGAACAGTCGCTAGCCATAGTCAAAACCCTCAACAACTTAAACACAACCGGCAGCTTCGACCCTCTGCACACCAGAGAACGAAGAAGCTGCGCTGACATCAGAGCATCAGACATCTCATGAACATCTTCACTCTTGATGAAGTCATGACATATGAACCGACGCTCCTTACTCATGTTGTCGAGTGCCCTCTTGGCATAGAAGAACCTGCCTTTCTCAGAGACTTTCAAGCACAGATCTCTTATCAGATCGTGAAGTCGACAAGACCTAATCTTCCCATTATATCGATATCTGCCAACAAGAACAAGATTCCTGTCAACTAAGTCATTCAAGTACCCCTCTGCAATCTCTTCTAACATTTGGGCTCTCTTCGGCTTGATAAATCCTTCAGCAACCCAAAGTTTGATGATTCGTGATGCACGAATCTCACGGTCCTCCCGGAAAATCCCCATATAAAGAAAACATGGTTTCAGATGAGGGGGCAAGTGATTTTAGCTTAAAGATAACACATCTAAGATCTCTTGCTTCTCCATTGAATTGGGGATTGATTTTATATTCTCGGCAACATCCTCCCAGAATCCTACAGTCCTAGGCGATTTGAGAAGAAACCCTCCAATCACAACAATTGACAAGGGTAGTCCTCTgcacaatctaacaatctcaTTTCCCACACTTTCTAGTTGAGGATAAGGGCAATGTTCTTGCTGGAAAGCGTTTCTGCAAAACAACACCCAACTTTGATCCTTTTTTAAAGGTTTCATGGTGATGCAAGAACTAGAGCCACAATCACTAGCCACATCCGACAACCTAGTAGTTAAAACGATCCGACTTCCATTCCCATTATCAGGAAAGTAACGCCTCACCTCATCCCAAGCTTCGACACTCCATATGTCATCTAATACAATCAGATATCGTCTACCACATAAAGTCTGATGCAACTTTAGCCCTAAATCATTTCCACTTCCACTTTGGCCTATGCTAGAGAGAAGTTTTGAAAAGATTTCTTGTGCACTGTATTGTTGAGATACAGTAGCCCAAGCTCGAATGTCAAAGTATCTCTGGATGAGtgaattttcataaacatttagAGCAAGCGTGGTCTTACCCGTGCCGCCCATCCCCACAATCGAGACGATGTGCTGCTTGGGCTGATGTATGGTGAGCTTGTCCATGATGTGGATCACGTCGTCTTCGAGTCCCACCGGAGAAGCCTttccggtggtggtggtgagagGTTGTTTCTCCTCCACAACATCCTTGTCACCATGTGTAGCTTGCTCCTCTCTCACTCGCCATTTCTCCTTAAGCTCAGCACCCTTTTTCATGATACCATCCATTTCTTCAATTATTTGTTGCAGATCCGACAACGAGCATCCATGACTGGATCCAGCATGAATTTGATCGACAATGTGTGATTCAATAACATCTTCAGCTGCGTGAGCTGCAGATGCGATTTGACTCTCCAGATCTGATGCTTCTTTGCTACCTCCATCAATATTACTGTTGGTAATCAAGTCGAGCAAGCCATCAGCCTTTTCCCCAAGCGATTCAATCTGTTTCTTGTCGAATACAGTTGAAAGGCGAGGATGGCTCATTATCTGCTCAATATTGTTCATCAAAGAAACCAGAGCTGCATAAGCTGCCATCTCAAATCCTTCGATTAAGCAGCAGACTGCAATTGAAATTCGATGAATCTGAACGATGGTTATACTGAGATCTGAATTATATTGAAATTCTTTTAGAAATATTAGTTTTataaaatctatcaaattttcaaaatttgttttgtaaaagtttaaaaaatatatatttataaaagaacATTTTGGGTAGTAGTGGTTagcattattatatattttttttgttattagaaTCAATATTTGCTTAAGTAAAATGGTTATTTCAATATTTGTAGATAATTTAAGATacatttacttttcatgatttaaaatatacataattgagaatttttatccttattaatgggatttctccaatcccctTTCAATTGGATAAGACTCAAGCCTTTTATCTTAAACAATAGAAATGATCAAGGGTATTGAGATatcttaaaatttgaattcatcttaataaataatgagttaacatatactctctccgtcccgcccaagatgctacatattccttttcgggtcatcccaacgaagatgatacatttctatatttggcaaaaataaggaattttaaacacttaattaacactaattaagtattatcttattaccttctctctcttactttatcactttattactttctctttcttattttatcactttattacattctctttcttattttatcactttattacactCTCtcacctactttatcactttattattacacacttaaaatactaatctacaactccttaaatttcGTGCCGAAAAACAAATGTATCGTCTTGGCcgcgacggagggagtatatgctaTCTTTCCCTATTAAGTTAACCCTCAATAGTAAACGCCTCCTTGTACTATCAAAATTATATATCTTCTTCCCAAAGTCTCATTCCTAACTAATGCcatgcatatttttataatttgatggATCTATAAGGTAGCAAGGGCCTCCTAAGAGTAATATTTATAGAagctcttaattattttgaaagaaTTAGGTATGTAGGCTATAAATGAATACATAACTCCACATAAAAGATTGTCaaactaatgaattaatttaatttgaaaattgaaagttgAAAGTTGAACAAAAAAATTAGTACGATTACTAGCTTGATGAATTAATGTACAAATGTTGCTTAAagtaatttttgaatatatcaTAATAGTAGTgcattattttatgtcaaaCTAATGCATTATTTTCCATATCTTCTTCCAATGGTAATTACTAATTAGCATCTACGTCAAAATTAGAGAAATATCGCATAAAGTTGTGTGTTATATTATTTAtccataataattttttaagtgcacattCTGAAGATATGTTATCCATAATCATATCCTTAagtatttacatttttttaaatctttattTTGAGGGTTTAAATTATTGTTTCTTTTAATATATAGTAATGTAATCATATTCaaaacttttaatatatactaatgtattaaattaaaataatatctatagtaataataatagaattttTGTAGGAATAAAAATAGAACTTAAATTAACACCCTAGAAGTCAGTATAAAAACTTCAAATCCAAATTGCGAATTAATTAGATGAAtagaattaaatgaaatatccTTTATATTGATGTGTAACTTTTCTATATGAGTTGGTCTTACATGAGACTGGTTCTCACCAGGAGCGAATAAATAAAAAGCATCTGCTACTCTACAAATAACATTTGTTAGCTCAGTGGTACGCTCCTTCATCTATCATCTCTCGTTGGTTCAATTCTTCGttgcaacaatatttttttgcttttttttatatatattatgatacatattaaaacattacatttcttcatatcaatggttaccttatcttacgataataattacttgaccaaataaatGAAAAGTACAAGTTCTCATGGGTAAAAATGACAATCAtcgcgaaaaaaaaaaaaaaaaatttcatcacaacaataattactttgaattatcCATATTTTTTCAACCGGCCTGAGACCCGCGACCTGCGCCCAGACCCCGCTGACCCGCGCCCCAACCCTTCCCCGACCCTCTCATCCATACACTCGATCAGTCTCACCCATGTTTTTGCCTTTTTAtccaatcaaattatttatgtaatttaactttactaattttattttcatagaaggataaaaatactattatttgatattatttatctaactaAAAAATATTTCCTCAATGTCTTTATGTATTTTTCGAATCTTTTTGTGTATATAGATTTAGATTTTAGTAGGACTTAATAACATACTTTGTTgagtttttctttataaatttattgaatttatatagtaaatttgtttaaaaaattaatataagtcatggatttaaataatagatttatATGTGATAAATATAGATAAGATCGAACTTGTTTAGAATTTTGTTTGGAGTTGAATTCTTTTATGTTCATTATTATGACAATaatcaactaaataaaaaagattagaataataataatactatgaTATTACACTATTGTCCTTAAAATAGATTAAGAAATAGGGACATATTaggaaaatcaaattttgtaaaacaaggctattttataataggtatagatctAAATTATTGAAGAGATCTGAATTTCTGGACAGTCATATTCCTTGCTATCATAAATTATTGAAGAGATCTGAATTATTgtgaaaaattaataaatttctgGACGGTCATATTTGAATGCCCTTGCTGTCATTTTCCTTGAAGAAACGAGCTGACTTTGTAATACGCTGCGTATTATAGTCACGTTATAGAGAACGTGAAACTCCACTTCCTCACGATCACGCAAGAGAGTTTTTTACAATTTTGATATCTGATATCCTTCAAAAGACGACAACCCTAGCTTTTAATCTTCAACTACATTCAAAAGAAAAGCTAGTCCTACACTACGAGCCTCACAAATCAGCCCACATCCAAAATATAAAGTAAGCccaagcccaattaaaataaaacaacgATAAAAGAAACTAAGGAACTTGATCAGCATCGATGGTAGCGCAGGGGCTTCTTGATCTCGCGACGAGGTCTCTCTATCGCGATGGTTCCGTGGATGTTTCTTATTGGCTTTTTGTTCCATCCGATGTTGCACCATCCGCAGATACTCCTTGAGCTGAAACAAAAATTTATCACGCTCCAATAACAGAGATTCAAGAGCCTCCACAGCAGTGGAGCCCGGCTCATAGCGTGGCATTAAGGAAGGTGCACGACCATACATGGCTTGAAAAGGACTCATATTTATACTCGTGTGGAAAATAGTATTATAAGTAAATTCAGCCCATCCTAAAATTTCAGACCACTTCTGCGGCCTGTCTGAAGTCATGGCTCGTAAATATTGCTCCAAGCTGTGATTCACGACCTCCGTTTGCCCGTCGGTCTGTGGATGATATGCGGAGCTATGTTTGAGAGTTGTACCGCTAAGCTTGAATAATTCTGCCCAGAATTTGATGAGAAAAACTGGGTCCCTGTCTGAAATTATGGAAGAAGGGAATCCATGCAACTTCACAACCATATCAGTGAATAAACGTGCTACCTTTGCTGCCGTAAACCCATTAGCGAGGGCCCCAAAATGTGCTGCCTTTGTTAGCCGATCAACCACTACCAAGATAACAGAATACCCGTGCAAAATAGGCAAGTGTGTGATAAAATTCATGGTTAGATCGTTCCATGGGAAGTGGTTGTAAAAGTCCAACTGGGGCAACTGTGACGCTTTTCACTTGCTGGCACACCACACAGTGATGAATAAATGTTTCGACGTCCCTTCGCATTTTAGGCCAATAAAACAAGGCAGATAACCCAACTAATGTTTTCTTGATGCCTCCATGACCCGAAAGTGGTGTACAATGAAATTCATGTAATAACTTGAGCTTCAATGCAGATGTAGAGGGCAAATAATATCGAGATTTATATGTGAGCAGCCCATCCACGATCGCAAAATCAACCCCTAACTCTCGGCGATCCATCTGTTGGTGTAAGGCCACCATGTCAGCATGGGTTTCGTTCTCCTGTCGTAATGCAGCCAAGGATCGGCAAACTTTCAATTGTGAAGCAACTCGACTCTGTAACAGTTATGGCTTCCGCCATATGGATACTCACAGCTTCATCGTCCGGAGCCCGGGATAAAGCATCAGCAACTATGTTTTGCTTGCCCGGTTTATATTCAATGGAAAAAATCAAAGCCCAAGAGTTTACGTACATATTTTTGTTGCTCCGGTGTGTGGATTTGTTGTTGCAAAATGTCTTTAAGGCTGCGGTGATCGGTTCGGATAGTAAACCGACGACCCAACAAGTATTTACGCCATTTTCCAACGGCTTCGGTGATTGCATATAGTTCTTTGATGTAGGTGAATGTCCCTTGCAACTGTATGCCCAATTTTCGACTATGATAGGCAATGGGCAGCCCGTTTTGGAGTAACACAACACCAATGCCCATATTCGAAGCATCTGTTTCAATCGTAAACGACAAACTAAAATTAGGGAGCTGTAAGACCGGGGTTATTGACATTGCCTTTTTCAGCGCATGAAATACTTGAGAAGTTGCTTCAGTCCATTTAAAATTATCGTTGCATAATAAATCTGTCAAAGGTGAGGCAATTGAAGCATAACCCTTCACAAATTTTCGATAATAACCTGTAAGTCCCACAAAGCCACGAACATGGTTCACCATCCCTGGTTCAGTCCAATCCATCATAGCCTCAATTTTCTTTGGATCCACTTGTACACCTCCTGCACTTACCACATGCCCAAAATAGTCCACGACCTCTCCCCAAAATTGCACTTAGAAAGCTTTACAAAAAAATGATTAGATTGCAAGCATTGTAAAACAGACCGTAAGTGCTCCACATGTTCCTCTTCGGATGAGCTATAAATGAGAATGTCGTCAAAGAACACCACCACAAAACGACGTAGAAACTCCTTAAGTAAGAAATTCATGGTTGCTTGAAATGTTGAAGGAGCGTTGGTTAGACCGAAGGGCATGACCACAAACTCATAGTGGCCCTCGTGTGTGCGAAAAGCAGTTTTGAAAATATCCTTCGCGTGCATTCGAATTTGGTGATAGCCGGCCCGAAGATCTAGTTTAGAGAACATCCGTGAGCTGCCTAGTTCATCGAGTAACTCATCCACGGTGGGAATATGAAACTTATCCTTGATAGTGACGACATTCAATGCTCGATAATCTACACAAAAACGGAATGATCCATCCTTTTTCTTTACGAGCAGCACCGGAGAAGAAAAAGGACTCTGACTCTGTCGAATAAGGCCTTGAGCAAGCATGTCGCGTACCAATTTTTCCATCTCATTTTTCTGATAATAAGGGTAGCGGTAAGGGCAAACATTCACGGGTTTAGAGTTGGATTCTAGATGAATTCGATGTTCAAAAAGTCGTTGTGGCGGTAATCCACTAGGCTCAGTAAAGACATCTTTGAATTCTGTCAGAATTCCACGAAGACTCAATGGAACCGAATCCATACCTTGTGCGCAAGACGTTGGAGTGACCGGTGACTCAACTTGGCAAACATAGACTTCGAACACCTCAGCCAACAAGTCACGTTTAATCATACCTTGTAACATATGGAAGCTAACCTCTTTATTGCCCAAAGTGGTGTCACCTTTTAATACCACTTTCTTGCGTTTCCATTGGAATTCCATTTGAGCATTTTTGTAATCATGTGTGACGCGACCAAGTTCCTCAAGCCATTGGACACCAAGAATGACATCGGGACCTCGAATAGGTAAAATGAATAAGTCAAGTGAAAATGTTGTACCTTGGAGATCAATCGAGACGCCTGTGCACTTATGTTTACAAATGAGAGAGTCGCCATTCCCAATATATACACGAAAATCATGGGTTGGTTGAATAGGCAATTGTAACTTCTCCGCAAGCGCACGTTGTATAAAGTTATGAGTACTCCCATTGTCAATCAACACTTGAAACCGTTGAGTACCACGCCGGCCAAACAAGCGGAGGGAGCACGGCAGACCTTTGCTGGAAAGAGTATGCAAACTAGAAACATCACCGGTTATAACCACATCTAGGGG is a window encoding:
- the LOC130998780 gene encoding putative late blight resistance protein homolog R1C-3 produces the protein MGIFREDREIRASRIIKLWVAEGFIKPKRAQMLEEIAEGYLNDLVDRNLVLVGRYRYNGKIRSCRLHDLIRDLCLKVSEKGRFFYAKRALDNMSKERRFICHDFIKSEDVHEMSDALMSAQLLRSLVCRGSKLPVVFKLLRVLTMASDCSAEDIIQNLNLRCLTFQPYFRILVRLPSSISFIWNLQTLSIHARLVVAPIEIWSLSQLRHVECSRIYLPHPPPSPNDSVVMGNLQTLIKAVNLRLSEEVCKRIPNTNKLHLIYEDELEGYDDCLFDHLHNLGSLHELQSLKLVVSTFPNQSSCNADRLKCAFPVSLKKLLLAHCSLDWNDVTIIGSLPQLEALELVYSVKGQRWSPVNGEFRRLRFLSIIKCDLRCWDADSSHFPVLKKLRLEGLKHLEAIPLDIGEIPTLEMISVVRCSESAEISAMKIKEEEESLGNEGLQFQISSRKHIPKTHTAAKRDYEEHQMTSETLRRWTEAAKMVIYKTLPGSTDYLPN